One Cicer arietinum cultivar CDC Frontier isolate Library 1 chromosome 8, Cicar.CDCFrontier_v2.0, whole genome shotgun sequence DNA segment encodes these proteins:
- the LOC101497134 gene encoding uncharacterized protein — MAWLLLGKKRIYMNFTRALATTSCRHLAGSNFASIFAEQSVYASARCMPDLINHSYLGAACFSSGTKECGIRCFHASSQFWARSDGQYGLKTPKKEKYVRRDSRNQPPVEAPYVPRNVTKTKSNPNKTIEIFEGMALVELAKRTGKSVSSLQDILTNVGEKIESEFEPLSMDIAELAAMEVGVNVKRLHSTEGAELLPRPAVVTVMGHVDHGKTSLLDALRLTSVAAKEAGGITQHLGAFVVGMSSGASITFLDTPGHAAFSAMRARGAAVTDIVVLVVAADDGVMPQTLEAVSHAKAANVPIVVAINKCDKPGANPEKVKLQLASEGLLLEEMGGDIQVVEVSAIKKTGLDNLEVAVLLQADMMDLKARFDGPAQAYVVEARLDKGRGPLVTTIVKAGTLVCGQHVVIGSQWGRIRAIKDTAGRLTQRATPAMPVEIEGLRGLPMAGDDVIVVHSEERARMLSSGRKKKFEEDRLRNKMVLDTPTTSDDSEGVPLRVEMPVIVKADVQGTVQAVTDALTTLNSPQVSVNIVHVGVGPLSQSDVDLAQACGACIVGFNVKSPPISLSQAATRASIKIILHRVIYHLLEDIASLIIEKAPGTSETQVAGQAEVLNIFEVKGSKSKGPDVKIAGCKVVDGFVNRSATMRLLRSGEVVFEGLCTSLKREKQDVDSVKKGNECGLVISNWSDFQIGDVIQCLEQVVRKPKFVKSESGAVRIEC; from the exons ATGGCGTGGCTCTTGCTTGGAAAGAAG AgaatatatatgaattttacCAGAGCTTTGGCTACAACATCATGTAGGCATTTGGCAGGGTCAAATTTTGCATCTATATTTGCTGAACAATCTGTTTATGCATCAGCAAGATGCATGCCTG ATTTAATCAATCACTCGTATCTGGGTGCGGCTTGTTTTAGCAGTGGGACTAAAGAATGTGGAATACG GTGTTTCCACGCTAGCTCACAATTCTGGGCAAGAAGTGATGGGCAATATGGTTTGAAGACCCCAAAGAAGGAGAAGTATGTGAGAAGAGACAGTAGAAATCAGCCTCCTGTGGAAGCTCCATATGTCCCACGTAACGTCACAAAAACCAAATCTAATCCCAATAAAACGATAGAAATATTTGAAGGCATGGCCCTTGTTGAACTGGCAAAGCGTACCGGGAAATCAGTATCTTCTTTGCAAGATATTCTCACAAATGTTGGTGAAAAGATTGAATCAGAGTTTGAGCCTCTCAGTATGGATATTGCCGAGCTTGCTGCAATG GAGGTTGGCGTCAATGTTAAGAGGTTACATTCAACTGAAGGTGCAGAACTTTTACCACGTCCTGCAGTTGTAACAGTGATGGGTCATGTTGATCACGGAAAAACTTCCCTTCTTGATGCCCTGCGTCTAACGTCAGTGGCAGCCAAGGAGGCTGGTGGCATTACTCAGCATCTAGGTGCCTTTGTGGTGGGCATGTCATCAGGAGCATCAATCACATTTCTTGACACTCCTGGTCATGCTGCATTTAGCGCGATGCGGGCGAGAGGTGCAGCAGTCACAGATATAGTAGTGCTAGTTGTTGCTGCAGATGATGGTGTAATGCCCCAAACACTTGAAGCCGTATCCCATGCAAAAGCAGCCAATGTACCAATTGTAGTTGCAATCAATAAATGTGATAAACCAGGTGCAAATCCTGAAAAAGTAAAACTACAGCTCGCTTCTGAGGGCTTGCTGCTGGAGGAAATGGGTGGGGATATTCAGGTTGTTGAAGTTTCAGCGATTAAAAAGACTGGACTGGATAACCTAGAGGTAGCTGTACTCCTTCAGGCTGATATGATGGATCTTAAAGCACGATTTGATGGGCCTGCTCAAGCATATGTGGTTGAAGCAAGACTTGACAAAGGACGAGGTCCATTGGTGACTACTATAGTTAAGGCAGGGACTCTAGTTTGTGGACAGCATGTGGTTATAGGGTCACAGTGGGGAAGAATAAGGGCTATTAAAGATACAGCGGGGAGGTTAACTCAACGCGCAACTCCTGCAATGCCTGTTGAGATTGAAGGGCTTCGAGGGCTGCCTATGGCTGGTGATGATGTCATTGTTGTTCATTCTGAGGAGAGAGCTAGAATGCTTAGTTCTGGTAGGAAAAAGAAATTTGAAGAGGACAGGCTTAGGAACAAGATGGTGCTAGATACGCCAACTACTTCAGATGATTCTGAGGGGGTTCCACTGAGGGTTGAAATGCCAGTAATTGTAAAAGCAGATGTTCAGGGAACTGTTCAAGCCGTAACAGATGCATTGACAACTTTAAATAGTCCTCAG GTTTCTGTGAATATTGTCCATGTTGGCGTGGGGCCTCTTTCTCAATCTGATGTGGACCTAGCACAGGCTTGCGGTGCATGCATAGTTGGATTCAATGTCAAGAGTCCACCTATTTCTCTTAGCCAGGCAGCAACTCGTGCTAGTATCAAG ATAATTCTGCACCGCGTGATTTACCACTTACTGGAAGACATAGCCAGTTTGATCATAGAGAAGGCCCCAGGTACTTCTGAGACGCAGGTAGCTGGGCAAGCAGAAGTGCTGAATATCTTTGAAGTGAAAGGGAGCAAATCTAAGGGACCTGACGTGAAAATAGCTGGTTGTAAGGTTGTTGATGGTTTTGTGAACAGATCAGCAACCATGAGGCTTCTAAGGAGTGGTGAAGTGGTGTTTGAAGGACTTTGTACATCTCTTAAGAGGGAGAAGCAGGATGTGGATTCTGTGAAGAAGGGAAATGAGTGTGGACTTGTTATCAGTAATTGGTCTGATTTCCAAATTGGAGATGTTATCCAATGCTTAGAACAAGTAGTAAGGAAGCCGAAGTTTGTTAAGTCGGAGAGCGGCGCTGTTCGAATAGAGTGCTGA